The Microbulbifer hydrolyticus genome has a segment encoding these proteins:
- a CDS encoding outer membrane protein assembly factor BamE, producing the protein MPSVVRILLITALCSVATACSLFKFPGVHRIQVQQGNIVTQEMVDQLKPGMTRRQVRFVLGTPLLEDTFNPNRWDYINRVRTPKGEESQKRFSVYFNGDRLMGTSGDWQPSNWP; encoded by the coding sequence ATGCCATCAGTTGTACGAATTCTACTGATTACCGCCCTCTGCAGCGTCGCTACCGCCTGCAGCCTGTTCAAGTTTCCCGGCGTGCACCGCATCCAGGTACAGCAGGGCAACATCGTCACTCAGGAAATGGTGGACCAGCTGAAGCCCGGCATGACGCGCCGACAGGTCCGCTTTGTACTGGGCACACCGCTGCTGGAAGACACCTTCAACCCCAACCGCTGGGATTACATCAATCGTGTGCGTACTCCGAAGGGTGAAGAAAGCCAGAAGCGCTTTTCCGTATACTTCAACGGCGACCGCCTGATGGGGACCAGCGGCGACTGGCAGCCGAGCAACTGGCCCTGA
- the fur gene encoding ferric iron uptake transcriptional regulator: MSTENQELRKAGLKVTLPRVKILQLLESASEQHLSAEDVYKLLLDAGEDVGLATVYRVLTQFESAGLVIRHNFDGGHSVFELDRGDHHDHMVCTDTGKVIEFHNEKIEELQHQIAEEHGYELTGHSLVLYVKKKEG; the protein is encoded by the coding sequence ATGTCGACCGAAAATCAGGAACTGCGCAAAGCGGGCCTCAAAGTCACTCTGCCGCGAGTGAAAATTCTGCAACTGCTGGAGAGTGCCAGCGAACAGCATCTGAGTGCAGAGGATGTGTACAAACTGCTTCTGGACGCCGGGGAAGATGTTGGCCTGGCCACCGTGTACCGGGTACTGACCCAGTTTGAGAGTGCCGGCCTGGTGATTCGCCACAACTTCGATGGTGGCCACTCGGTATTCGAGCTCGACCGCGGCGACCACCACGACCACATGGTGTGCACCGATACCGGCAAGGTCATCGAGTTCCATAACGAGAAGATCGAAGAGCTGCAGCACCAGATTGCCGAAGAGCACGGCTACGAGCTCACCGGCCATAGCCTGGTGCTGTATGTGAAGAAGAAAGAAGGCTAA
- a CDS encoding DUF3604 domain-containing protein — MKNTFIRTAAALALMGFALPSLHAQDTPAPTEEEIKEAKKIGYSPYPGQDFPNQVLFGETHLHTSYSTDAGMVGCTLTPEDAYRFAMGEEVTSSTGVPARLNRPLDFLVVSDHAENLGLSPAIAVSDPDLLKNAWGKKQHDLVKSGTEGALQAYENWMAKNAARDNPLADMPEMMENYWKKIIEAAEKYNSPGRFTAFIGYEWTSMPDGNNIHRNIIFRDGGDKASQVLPFSQYDSFDPEDLWKWMAAYEKKTGGRLLAIPHNGNLSNGLMFDDQTYTGDPLTEEYAKRRMKWEPIYEITQMKGDGEAHPMFSPDDEFADYETWDRGSFGPQPKTKDMLPKEYAREAWKRGLVYEAKLGANPFKFGVIGSTDSHTALSTAEEDNYFGKVSLLEPSAAPVRFEEVVAGRPAPKGSQSYASQIGAAGIAAVWARENTREAIWDAMARKEVFATTGTRIRVRVFGGFDFSEKDLLRSDFAKNGYDKGVPMGGDLKKSDKAPSFLVRALRDPDGANLDRIQMIKGWADAKGKTHEKVYDLAVSGGRTIGTDGRSKEPVGNTVNVEQATYDNSIGAVALDAYWKDPDFDPAQKAFYYVRVIEIPTPRWTTIDAKVFGVKRPDNVPTTIQERAYTSPIWYTPQ, encoded by the coding sequence ATGAAAAACACATTTATCAGAACCGCTGCCGCACTCGCACTCATGGGTTTCGCCCTTCCGAGCCTACACGCCCAGGACACCCCGGCTCCAACAGAAGAAGAAATAAAGGAAGCCAAGAAAATCGGGTACTCTCCATACCCCGGCCAAGACTTCCCGAATCAAGTGCTCTTCGGTGAGACCCACCTTCACACAAGTTACTCCACCGATGCCGGGATGGTAGGCTGCACGCTTACGCCGGAAGATGCCTACCGCTTCGCCATGGGTGAGGAAGTCACCTCCAGCACTGGCGTCCCGGCACGCCTTAATCGTCCGCTCGATTTCCTCGTGGTGTCAGACCACGCGGAGAACCTGGGCCTCTCCCCTGCCATCGCCGTTTCGGACCCGGACCTGCTTAAAAATGCCTGGGGTAAAAAGCAACACGATCTGGTTAAGTCCGGCACCGAGGGTGCGCTCCAAGCCTACGAAAACTGGATGGCCAAAAATGCCGCCCGTGACAACCCGCTGGCAGATATGCCCGAAATGATGGAGAACTACTGGAAGAAAATCATTGAGGCCGCAGAAAAGTACAACAGCCCGGGACGTTTTACCGCCTTCATCGGCTATGAGTGGACGTCGATGCCCGATGGCAACAATATTCACCGCAATATTATTTTCCGCGACGGCGGGGACAAAGCCAGCCAGGTCCTGCCGTTTTCCCAGTACGACAGCTTCGACCCTGAGGACCTGTGGAAGTGGATGGCCGCCTACGAGAAGAAAACTGGCGGCCGTCTGCTCGCGATCCCGCACAACGGCAACCTCTCCAATGGTTTGATGTTCGACGATCAGACGTACACCGGCGACCCCCTCACTGAGGAGTACGCGAAACGCCGCATGAAGTGGGAGCCCATCTATGAAATCACACAAATGAAGGGCGACGGTGAAGCCCACCCGATGTTCTCACCAGACGACGAGTTCGCCGACTATGAAACCTGGGACCGCGGCAGTTTCGGGCCACAACCCAAGACCAAGGATATGTTGCCCAAGGAATATGCCCGCGAAGCGTGGAAGCGAGGTCTCGTATATGAAGCTAAACTGGGCGCCAACCCGTTCAAGTTCGGTGTGATCGGGTCAACGGACTCCCACACGGCATTATCCACTGCAGAAGAAGACAATTACTTCGGCAAGGTCAGCCTACTCGAGCCTAGCGCCGCGCCGGTTCGCTTCGAGGAAGTGGTCGCAGGTCGGCCGGCGCCGAAAGGCAGCCAGTCGTACGCCAGCCAAATTGGCGCGGCTGGCATTGCCGCGGTCTGGGCAAGGGAAAATACACGTGAAGCCATCTGGGACGCCATGGCCCGCAAGGAGGTATTCGCCACAACCGGCACCCGCATTCGGGTTCGGGTGTTTGGCGGCTTCGACTTCTCCGAAAAGGACCTGCTGCGCTCTGACTTCGCCAAGAACGGTTATGACAAAGGTGTGCCTATGGGAGGCGACCTGAAGAAGTCCGACAAAGCACCGTCCTTTCTCGTCCGCGCCTTGCGCGACCCGGACGGTGCCAATCTCGATCGGATTCAGATGATAAAAGGCTGGGCGGACGCCAAGGGCAAGACCCACGAAAAAGTCTACGATCTCGCGGTTTCTGGCGGCCGAACCATCGGCACCGACGGACGCAGCAAAGAGCCCGTCGGCAATACCGTCAATGTCGAGCAAGCCACGTACGACAACTCGATTGGCGCAGTAGCACTGGATGCGTATTGGAAAGACCCTGACTTTGATCCAGCACAAAAGGCCTTCTACTACGTGAGGGTTATCGAGATCCCCACACCGCGCTGGACGACCATCGACGCAAAGGTCTTCGGGGTGAAGCGACCGGACAATGTTCCCACCACCATCCAGGAACGCGCCTACACCTCACCGATCTGGTATACACCTCAGTGA
- a CDS encoding tRNA-uridine aminocarboxypropyltransferase — protein sequence MTPNSYSRLRARELAKSTKPFRAKGKSVQRCPACQMAAFACICAWRPSAESSLECSVDFVLLMHRKELFKPTNTGRLIVDVFPGTPAFLWNRLEAPEELKAIFDDPHRDCYVVFPADGTENCARETVRALPDSNKKTTLILLDGTWKQCSRMIGLSRWLDRVPCLSLPENLVRSYSVRDSGRSHRFSTAEAAISCLLLAQEVQPADTLRHYFSVFNQHYLATRGVCDVEEGESHEYLRRLKPS from the coding sequence ATGACTCCCAATTCCTACTCCCGCCTGCGCGCGCGTGAGCTCGCCAAGTCCACCAAACCCTTCCGGGCCAAAGGCAAAAGTGTGCAGCGTTGCCCCGCATGCCAGATGGCGGCGTTCGCCTGCATATGTGCCTGGCGCCCCAGCGCGGAAAGCTCTCTGGAATGTTCTGTGGACTTTGTGCTGCTGATGCACCGCAAGGAATTGTTCAAGCCCACCAACACCGGCCGCCTGATCGTTGATGTGTTTCCCGGTACCCCGGCATTCCTGTGGAACCGGCTGGAGGCACCCGAGGAACTGAAGGCAATTTTCGACGACCCGCACCGGGACTGTTATGTGGTGTTTCCCGCAGACGGTACCGAAAACTGCGCGAGAGAGACCGTTCGCGCACTGCCGGACAGCAACAAAAAGACCACTCTGATCCTGCTGGACGGGACCTGGAAGCAGTGCAGCCGGATGATTGGCCTCAGCCGGTGGCTGGACCGAGTTCCTTGCCTGAGCCTGCCGGAAAACCTGGTGCGCTCCTATTCCGTAAGAGACTCCGGCCGCAGCCACCGCTTCTCAACCGCAGAGGCCGCCATCAGTTGCCTGTTGCTGGCGCAAGAGGTGCAGCCGGCGGACACGCTGCGGCACTATTTCTCGGTGTTTAATCAGCACTATCTGGCGACCCGAGGGGTTTGCGATGTGGAAGAGGGCGAGAGCCACGAGTATTTGCGGAGACTGAAGCCATCATGA
- a CDS encoding cation transporter: protein MSDCCESKSEALTQLQTGKRRRTLWIVLAINAVMFIAELGAGLLAQSQALIADSADNLGDTLVYGMSLFVVGKSIQWRAGAAFVKGLIQLGFALAVVASIIASLLGHAEPVGVVMLAVAAVALVGNLTCFVLLMRHRGEDVNMRSVWLCSRNDVIGNIGVILSGALVLWLDARWPDLLIASAVALIFLHTSYVVLRDAFRAWRQG from the coding sequence ATGTCCGATTGCTGTGAATCCAAATCCGAGGCACTGACTCAGCTGCAGACGGGGAAGCGCCGACGCACGCTGTGGATCGTGCTGGCCATTAATGCCGTGATGTTTATTGCCGAGCTCGGCGCAGGCCTGCTCGCACAGTCACAGGCGCTGATCGCGGATTCCGCCGACAACCTGGGCGACACACTCGTCTACGGGATGAGCCTGTTCGTGGTCGGGAAAAGTATCCAGTGGCGTGCCGGTGCCGCGTTTGTGAAAGGACTTATCCAGCTCGGCTTTGCGCTGGCCGTGGTCGCAAGCATCATCGCGAGTCTGCTCGGTCACGCCGAGCCGGTCGGGGTTGTGATGTTGGCCGTCGCCGCCGTCGCCCTTGTCGGCAACCTCACCTGCTTTGTGCTGCTGATGCGGCATCGCGGGGAGGACGTGAACATGCGCTCCGTATGGCTCTGCTCCCGCAATGACGTGATTGGCAATATCGGCGTGATCCTCTCCGGCGCTCTGGTGCTATGGCTGGATGCTCGATGGCCCGACCTGCTAATCGCCAGCGCCGTTGCCCTCATATTCCTGCATACCTCCTACGTCGTGCTGCGCGATGCGTTTCGCGCATGGCGTCAGGGCTGA
- a CDS encoding sodium-dependent transporter, producing MSAAREHFGSRIGFILAAAGSAVGIGNLVSFPVAATKSGGGAFLLVYALFVFFICLPVMMAELALGRRTDKDPVGAYRQLSGGSRLWRIPGWFALITPFMIAVFYMVVTVWVLGYLVEIFKGNLTSLTTEAYFGEFINSKTVFVYLIALMLIINGVLSLGVRDGIERAAKTLMPMLFVMLVALVVFVLTRENAIIGVKYYLIPDFAKLSGEVVSKAMAQAFFSLSLGMGIMITYGSYMKKRDSIPGSAKAVALTDTLVAFTAGLLILPSIFHFNPQIDTATLSDSSAGMIFLFLPKIFLSLQDSIGYFGASIFAAAFFFLVFVAALTSLVSIIEVPIATLRDERGMSRKKAIYAVAAVQFVLAVCCAMSFGMADWLTQFITLAGSDKSFFDLVEILFYDTILPLNGLLVCIFVIYKWKRANFDKELQEGDKGFAGSLSQKYVNFSLGTFIPAILLLVFINTVMLKFFNTSLFNLI from the coding sequence ATGTCCGCAGCGCGAGAACATTTTGGCTCCCGTATTGGTTTTATCCTGGCTGCCGCCGGCTCCGCAGTGGGCATCGGCAATCTGGTGTCTTTCCCGGTGGCCGCCACCAAGAGTGGCGGCGGTGCCTTCCTTCTGGTCTACGCGCTGTTCGTCTTCTTTATCTGCCTGCCGGTGATGATGGCCGAACTGGCCCTCGGCCGGCGTACAGATAAAGACCCGGTAGGTGCGTACCGGCAGCTCTCCGGCGGCTCCAGGCTGTGGCGTATTCCCGGCTGGTTCGCGCTGATTACCCCGTTCATGATCGCCGTATTCTATATGGTGGTGACTGTCTGGGTACTCGGTTACCTGGTGGAAATCTTCAAGGGCAACCTGACCTCGTTGACCACCGAGGCGTATTTCGGCGAGTTTATCAATTCCAAAACCGTATTCGTGTACCTCATTGCCCTGATGCTGATCATCAATGGAGTACTCTCGCTGGGGGTTAGAGACGGTATCGAGCGCGCAGCCAAGACCTTGATGCCGATGCTGTTTGTGATGCTTGTGGCACTGGTGGTGTTTGTGCTCACCCGGGAGAACGCCATTATTGGGGTCAAGTACTACCTGATCCCCGATTTCGCCAAGCTCAGCGGCGAGGTTGTGAGCAAGGCCATGGCCCAGGCGTTCTTCTCGCTGTCGCTGGGTATGGGCATCATGATTACCTACGGGTCCTACATGAAGAAACGGGACTCCATCCCCGGTTCCGCCAAGGCCGTGGCCCTTACCGACACCCTGGTCGCCTTTACCGCCGGCCTGCTCATTCTGCCGAGTATTTTCCATTTCAACCCGCAGATCGACACCGCCACCCTGAGCGACTCCTCTGCCGGCATGATCTTCCTGTTCCTGCCCAAGATTTTCCTCTCCCTGCAGGACAGCATCGGCTATTTCGGGGCGAGCATCTTCGCCGCGGCCTTCTTTTTCCTGGTCTTCGTGGCGGCGCTCACGTCCCTGGTCTCGATCATTGAAGTCCCCATCGCCACCCTGCGCGACGAGCGGGGCATGTCTCGCAAGAAGGCCATCTATGCCGTGGCAGCGGTGCAGTTTGTACTGGCGGTATGCTGCGCAATGTCCTTCGGTATGGCAGACTGGCTGACCCAGTTCATCACCCTGGCTGGCAGTGACAAATCGTTTTTCGACTTGGTAGAAATCCTGTTTTACGACACCATACTGCCTCTCAACGGCCTGTTGGTGTGTATCTTCGTGATCTACAAGTGGAAGCGGGCCAACTTTGACAAAGAACTGCAGGAAGGCGACAAGGGCTTTGCCGGCTCGCTGTCACAGAAGTACGTCAACTTCTCCCTTGGCACCTTTATTCCCGCGATCCTTCTGCTCGTATTCATCAACACAGTCATGCTGAAGTTTTTCAATACGAGCCTGTTCAATCTCATTTAA
- the rlmD gene encoding 23S rRNA (uracil(1939)-C(5))-methyltransferase RlmD — protein sequence MSSKRPPFKASTKGRKAAPHKRSAKSSSKPSASTPTVAIDALSHEVRGIARLDGKTLFVDNALPGETVKVRYLAHRAKFDEAVATEIIEPAPERQQPPCPHFELCGGCALQHMQPDAQIAAKEKILLDQLQRFAHTSPADVLPPLTSDSVGYRNKARLGTRYVKEAHKKGEGNKPRLVLGFREKRSNNLTDIRECLVMPEAFSRQLPHLHQLIDRCREGRHISHVEVAAGEEAIALVVRHLKPLPESDLQLWLDFVRQQGWHLYLQADDTPHKVWPEDGEERLSYTLPEFGLTMHFHPQDFVQVNFAINRQMVQRAIALLDPQPNERVLDLFCGLGNFTLPLAKRAAEVVGVEGALDLTRRGRENAERNQLNNVQFQAADLTEDFSTSLWARGGFDKILLDPPRTGALEVVRNIAHFGAQRIVYVSCNPATLARDTAELLQRGYRLSKAGVMDMFPHTTHVESIALFERQ from the coding sequence ATGTCATCCAAACGTCCGCCTTTCAAGGCATCCACAAAAGGCCGCAAGGCCGCGCCACACAAGCGATCCGCCAAGTCCTCCAGCAAGCCGTCCGCCAGCACCCCGACGGTGGCCATTGACGCACTCAGCCATGAAGTGCGCGGTATCGCGCGGCTGGATGGTAAAACCCTGTTTGTGGACAACGCCCTGCCCGGGGAAACCGTAAAGGTCCGCTACCTCGCGCACCGCGCCAAGTTCGACGAAGCCGTGGCAACAGAAATCATCGAGCCCGCACCCGAACGCCAGCAACCGCCCTGCCCCCACTTCGAACTCTGCGGCGGCTGCGCCCTGCAGCATATGCAGCCGGACGCGCAAATAGCGGCGAAGGAAAAAATCCTGCTCGACCAGTTGCAGCGCTTTGCCCACACCAGTCCCGCAGACGTGCTGCCGCCACTCACCAGCGACAGCGTCGGCTACCGCAACAAGGCGCGTCTCGGTACCCGCTATGTCAAAGAGGCGCATAAAAAAGGCGAGGGAAACAAGCCGAGACTGGTTTTAGGATTCCGGGAAAAGCGCTCCAACAACCTGACCGACATCCGCGAATGCTTGGTGATGCCGGAAGCATTCTCCCGTCAACTCCCGCACTTGCACCAACTCATCGACCGGTGCCGGGAAGGCCGGCACATCTCCCATGTGGAAGTTGCGGCTGGCGAAGAGGCCATCGCCCTGGTGGTACGCCACCTCAAGCCGCTGCCGGAAAGCGATCTTCAGCTATGGCTCGACTTCGTGCGGCAACAGGGATGGCACCTGTACCTGCAAGCGGACGACACCCCGCACAAAGTCTGGCCCGAAGACGGCGAGGAAAGGCTCAGCTACACCCTGCCGGAATTCGGCCTGACGATGCACTTCCATCCTCAGGACTTTGTGCAGGTCAATTTCGCCATCAACCGCCAGATGGTGCAGCGCGCCATCGCACTGCTGGACCCGCAGCCTAACGAGCGCGTGCTGGACCTGTTCTGCGGTCTGGGCAATTTCACCCTGCCGCTGGCCAAACGCGCAGCGGAAGTGGTGGGTGTAGAAGGGGCGCTCGACCTGACCCGCCGGGGCCGCGAGAACGCCGAGCGCAACCAGCTCAACAACGTGCAATTCCAGGCCGCCGATCTCACCGAGGACTTTTCCACCAGCCTCTGGGCCCGCGGCGGCTTTGACAAAATCCTGCTGGACCCACCCCGCACCGGCGCCCTGGAAGTGGTGCGCAATATCGCCCACTTCGGTGCCCAGCGCATCGTCTATGTCTCCTGCAACCCCGCCACCCTCGCCCGGGATACCGCGGAACTTTTGCAGCGCGGCTATCGTCTAAGCAAAGCGGGAGTAATGGACATGTTCCCCCACACTACCCATGTGGAGTCCATCGCCCTGTTTGAACGGCAGTAA
- a CDS encoding type II toxin-antitoxin system RatA family toxin, which produces MTKIERSALVMYSAEQMFDLVNDVASYPQFLPGCRGAEILHRDEDTLEARLDLSRAGISQSFVTRNQLHRPDKMELVLVDGPFSEFNGCWTFTPLGEGACKVMFTLQFLARNRLLGVAAGKLFSGIANQMVDAMCERAKQIYGEPQ; this is translated from the coding sequence ATGACAAAAATTGAGCGCAGCGCGCTGGTGATGTACAGCGCAGAGCAGATGTTTGACCTGGTCAACGACGTGGCCAGCTACCCCCAGTTTCTCCCCGGCTGCCGCGGGGCGGAAATCCTGCACCGGGATGAAGACACCCTGGAGGCGCGGCTTGACCTCTCCCGCGCCGGTATCAGCCAGAGCTTTGTAACCCGCAACCAGCTGCATCGCCCGGATAAAATGGAGCTGGTACTGGTAGATGGCCCGTTCAGTGAGTTCAATGGCTGCTGGACGTTTACCCCGTTGGGTGAGGGCGCCTGCAAGGTCATGTTTACCCTGCAGTTTCTGGCCCGGAACCGCCTGCTTGGCGTTGCCGCGGGCAAGTTGTTCAGTGGCATTGCCAACCAGATGGTGGATGCCATGTGCGAGCGAGCCAAACAGATTTACGGAGAACCCCAATGA
- the smpB gene encoding SsrA-binding protein SmpB produces MAKKKKAPSSNTIALNKKAKHDYFIEEKFEAGLELQGWEVKSCREGKAQLTDSYVLFKDGQAWLLGARIQPLTSASTHYVTEPDRTRRLLLNKREIAKLVAAVNQKGYACVCTAIYWKKHLIKCEIALAKGKASHDKRETEKEREWNRQKQRIMRTDNR; encoded by the coding sequence ATGGCGAAAAAGAAAAAGGCCCCATCCTCGAACACTATTGCCCTCAACAAGAAGGCAAAGCACGATTACTTTATCGAAGAGAAGTTCGAGGCGGGCCTGGAATTGCAGGGCTGGGAAGTCAAATCCTGCCGTGAAGGCAAGGCCCAGCTCACCGACAGTTATGTTCTGTTCAAAGACGGGCAGGCGTGGCTGCTGGGTGCGCGCATCCAGCCGCTGACCAGCGCCTCTACCCATTATGTCACCGAGCCGGACCGCACCCGCCGCCTGCTGCTGAACAAGCGCGAGATCGCCAAACTGGTGGCCGCGGTCAACCAGAAGGGCTATGCCTGTGTATGCACCGCCATCTACTGGAAAAAGCACCTGATCAAGTGCGAGATCGCGCTGGCGAAGGGTAAGGCCTCCCATGACAAGCGTGAGACCGAGAAAGAACGCGAGTGGAACCGGCAGAAACAGCGCATCATGCGCACCGATAACCGCTAA
- a CDS encoding sodium-dependent transporter translates to MSAPRGQFSSNFGFLMAAAGSAVGLGNIWGFPTNVAANGGAAFVMVYLILAFLLAYPVLMAELAIGRYARRNMVQALRSISTGPVSRGVGTLAGFGGILVASLILSFYAIVAGWMVSHLADPFATLIGASDTASWLTSDSTSRNFAFTAIFSGLTMLIIASGVEKGIERWSTLLMPALIILLLLLIVYVLTQPGAMTGLDAYLRPDFSELSPQLLLSAMGQAFFSLSLGVGTMLIYGSYLSKEESLPRLGALVTLIDVGIAFTAGLLILPAMYVAQEAGTQIFSESGDLIAGPGLILQVLPALFDNMGPSGLFVAIAFFALMVIASLTSSISMLEVPVAFSIESLGLKRKPATLLTGAIIFAISTLIIFNFDALFGLVISISTEYGQPLLGVALCIFAGWIWRRDQLLMELQEGHPGIEKTLFWKVWPWYVRIVCPLLILAAFAQTVL, encoded by the coding sequence ATGAGTGCACCGCGAGGACAGTTCAGCTCCAACTTTGGCTTCCTGATGGCCGCCGCCGGCTCCGCTGTCGGCCTCGGCAATATCTGGGGCTTCCCCACCAACGTGGCCGCCAACGGCGGTGCCGCGTTTGTGATGGTCTACCTGATACTGGCGTTTCTGCTCGCCTACCCGGTGCTGATGGCGGAACTCGCCATCGGCCGTTACGCGCGCCGCAATATGGTCCAGGCCCTGCGCAGTATCTCCACCGGCCCCGTCAGCCGCGGCGTGGGCACCCTCGCAGGCTTCGGCGGCATTCTCGTGGCCTCGCTGATCCTCAGCTTTTACGCGATTGTGGCCGGCTGGATGGTCTCACATCTTGCCGACCCGTTCGCCACCCTGATCGGCGCCAGTGACACCGCTAGCTGGCTCACCAGCGACAGCACCTCCCGCAACTTCGCCTTTACCGCCATCTTCAGCGGCCTCACCATGCTGATTATCGCCAGCGGTGTGGAAAAAGGGATCGAGCGCTGGTCCACCCTGCTGATGCCCGCATTGATCATCCTGCTGCTGCTTTTGATCGTCTATGTGTTGACCCAGCCAGGCGCGATGACCGGCCTCGATGCCTACCTGCGGCCTGACTTCAGTGAGTTATCCCCTCAGCTGCTGCTCTCTGCCATGGGCCAGGCCTTCTTCTCCCTGTCTCTGGGTGTGGGCACCATGCTGATCTACGGCTCCTACCTCAGCAAGGAAGAGAGCCTGCCGCGCCTGGGTGCACTGGTGACCCTGATCGATGTGGGTATCGCCTTCACCGCCGGCCTGCTGATCCTGCCTGCCATGTATGTGGCCCAGGAAGCCGGCACCCAGATTTTCTCCGAGAGTGGCGACCTGATTGCCGGCCCCGGTCTGATCCTGCAGGTACTGCCGGCACTGTTCGATAATATGGGGCCGAGCGGACTGTTTGTGGCGATCGCCTTTTTCGCACTGATGGTGATCGCTTCCCTCACCTCGTCGATCTCCATGCTGGAAGTGCCCGTAGCCTTTTCTATCGAAAGCCTGGGCCTGAAGCGCAAGCCCGCGACCCTGCTCACTGGCGCGATCATTTTCGCCATCAGTACCCTGATCATTTTCAATTTCGACGCACTATTCGGCCTGGTCATTTCCATCAGCACCGAATATGGCCAGCCGCTGCTGGGTGTGGCGCTGTGTATTTTTGCCGGCTGGATCTGGCGTCGCGACCAATTGCTGATGGAGCTGCAGGAAGGCCACCCGGGTATCGAGAAGACCCTGTTCTGGAAAGTCTGGCCCTGGTATGTGCGCATTGTCTGCCCGCTGCTGATCCTGGCCGCCTTTGCCCAGACGGTACTGTAA
- a CDS encoding DUF429 domain-containing protein, with the protein MSVEPLFIGWDVGGWNCDSNANSRDALVVLDRERNLLGRPWRGNLRVAINDASSTQEWIQTLLRYCEIDIQGDCPPVVMAIDTPLGFSQPFLNLISGRGAAGDIGKSASNPYLFRYTEHFLFHRGLKPLSPVKDMIGSQATKGMHVLARFAPEVATTGVWRKGAALTAFEAYPSACKPSKSVRELLQKYRTEPADTQLEAWNTAGFGFGIDHEDKRDALLCALVAWLFHCQPDALCLPDAEVPEGEGWIFVPGDALIEPRQ; encoded by the coding sequence ATGAGTGTCGAGCCTCTTTTTATTGGCTGGGATGTGGGTGGCTGGAACTGCGACAGCAATGCCAATAGTCGCGATGCGTTAGTGGTACTGGATCGAGAGCGGAACCTGCTTGGCCGGCCCTGGCGCGGCAACTTGCGTGTGGCGATCAATGACGCCAGCAGCACCCAGGAATGGATCCAGACGCTGTTGCGGTACTGCGAAATCGATATTCAGGGGGATTGCCCCCCAGTGGTGATGGCCATTGATACGCCGCTCGGTTTTTCACAGCCATTCCTGAATCTCATAAGCGGTCGCGGCGCCGCTGGTGATATCGGAAAATCGGCGAGCAACCCCTACCTGTTCCGCTACACGGAACACTTCCTTTTTCATCGCGGCCTGAAACCCCTGTCCCCGGTCAAAGACATGATCGGCAGCCAGGCCACCAAGGGCATGCACGTACTTGCACGCTTCGCCCCGGAAGTCGCCACTACCGGCGTCTGGCGCAAGGGCGCAGCGCTTACCGCCTTTGAGGCCTATCCCTCCGCCTGCAAGCCCTCAAAAAGCGTGCGCGAGCTGTTACAGAAATATCGCACTGAACCCGCAGACACCCAGCTCGAGGCGTGGAACACGGCCGGATTCGGTTTTGGCATTGATCACGAAGACAAGCGAGATGCGCTGCTGTGTGCGCTGGTGGCGTGGTTGTTTCACTGCCAGCCGGATGCGCTTTGTCTGCCCGATGCAGAGGTGCCAGAGGGGGAGGGCTGGATATTTGTTCCGGGCGATGCACTGATTGAACCTCGGCAGTAA
- a CDS encoding RnfH family protein — protein MSNKQTIAVEVVYALPHEQRLMSLLVEPGTTALQALELSGIPREYPEVDPASAKLGIFGQALGTKGLAVASEYVLQPGDRVEVYRPLIADPKEARKQRAEKAKRQAQRG, from the coding sequence ATGAGTAACAAGCAAACCATCGCCGTGGAAGTGGTGTATGCCCTCCCGCACGAGCAGCGCCTGATGAGCCTGCTGGTGGAGCCGGGCACGACTGCGCTGCAGGCTCTGGAGCTTTCGGGGATTCCCCGGGAATACCCGGAAGTGGACCCGGCGAGCGCCAAGCTGGGTATCTTCGGTCAGGCGCTGGGCACCAAGGGCCTGGCCGTGGCGTCCGAGTATGTGCTGCAGCCGGGGGATCGCGTGGAAGTGTATCGGCCGTTGATTGCCGATCCGAAGGAGGCGCGCAAGCAGCGCGCAGAGAAGGCGAAGCGCCAGGCGCAGCGCGGTTAA